In a genomic window of candidate division TA06 bacterium:
- a CDS encoding efflux RND transporter periplasmic adaptor subunit, whose amino-acid sequence MKNQLLNLKWSSVSTCHDNSKEEDMKGRVLVLAMAVVLSLVLTSALYIAAAHGEEVHQPAPEKKAEKTEWTCGMHPSVRMSEPGKCPICNMDLVPVQERHESAGPVTVKLGERARLLAGVATSEVKFLPLYKEIITVGRIDYDERKVANATSRVAGRIDKLYVDFTGTEVKRGEPLVYLYSPSLVSTQDEYLSALKMRDRVKDGPNREADEAAQSLVKAARSRLLLWGITERQIRNLERTGKANDHMTIVSPIAGTVIRKIVLEGNYVKEGDHLYHIADLSNLWIYADIYENEISWIKEGQNVKFTSIAYPGEEFHGKVSFIDPFLDERTRSVKVRVDVPNSGLKLRPGMFANATFNATPQGGGEYHICPMHPEVVSKDPGECEICGMDLVKVGEGVVLAVPKSAILDTGKRKIVYVEKEMGVYEAKEVVLGPEGYVEIGDGPVAYYPVKKGLMEGEKVVTRGNFLIDSQSQLSGPAASMYDAAIGKEEPTKPVHKH is encoded by the coding sequence ATGAAAAATCAATTGCTGAACTTGAAGTGGTCGTCGGTATCGACCTGCCACGACAATAGCAAGGAGGAAGACATGAAAGGAAGGGTCTTGGTTTTGGCAATGGCAGTTGTTCTGAGCCTGGTCTTGACCAGCGCATTGTACATTGCGGCCGCACATGGAGAAGAAGTGCACCAGCCAGCGCCAGAGAAGAAAGCCGAAAAGACCGAGTGGACATGCGGGATGCATCCGTCAGTGAGGATGAGCGAGCCGGGCAAGTGTCCCATTTGCAACATGGACCTCGTTCCCGTTCAGGAGAGACACGAAAGCGCTGGCCCTGTCACAGTCAAGTTGGGGGAGAGAGCAAGACTGCTTGCTGGAGTAGCCACCTCTGAGGTCAAGTTTCTTCCTCTCTACAAGGAGATCATAACAGTTGGCAGGATAGACTATGATGAAAGGAAGGTGGCAAACGCGACGTCAAGAGTGGCGGGCAGAATAGACAAGCTCTATGTTGATTTCACGGGAACTGAGGTGAAGCGCGGAGAGCCTCTTGTATACCTATATTCGCCGAGCCTGGTTTCCACACAAGACGAATACCTCTCGGCACTGAAGATGAGGGATAGGGTGAAAGATGGCCCTAATCGCGAGGCCGACGAAGCGGCTCAGTCGCTGGTTAAAGCGGCTCGTAGCAGGTTGCTGCTCTGGGGCATCACAGAAAGACAGATACGAAACCTGGAAAGGACTGGAAAAGCAAACGACCATATGACCATCGTTTCGCCGATAGCGGGTACGGTAATCAGAAAGATTGTTCTGGAAGGGAACTACGTAAAAGAGGGTGACCACCTCTACCACATCGCAGACCTGTCCAACCTGTGGATCTATGCGGACATCTATGAGAACGAGATTTCCTGGATAAAAGAGGGACAGAACGTGAAGTTTACCAGTATTGCCTATCCTGGCGAGGAGTTCCACGGAAAGGTCTCCTTCATAGACCCCTTCCTTGATGAAAGAACACGCTCGGTGAAGGTGAGAGTTGATGTTCCTAATTCAGGCTTGAAACTGAGACCCGGGATGTTTGCTAACGCCACATTCAATGCGACGCCTCAAGGGGGTGGTGAGTACCACATCTGTCCAATGCATCCTGAAGTGGTTTCTAAGGACCCGGGCGAGTGCGAGATTTGCGGGATGGATCTCGTTAAGGTCGGAGAAGGTGTGGTTCTGGCCGTTCCTAAATCGGCAATTCTTGACACTGGAAAAAGAAAGATAGTCTATGTTGAGAAGGAGATGGGAGTCTATGAGGCGAAGGAAGTGGTTCTGGGGCCGGAAGGCTATGTGGAGATAGGTGACGGACCTGTGGCTTATTATCCCGTGAAGAAGGGTTTGATGGAAGGGGAGAAGGTTGTAACAAGAGGTAACTTCCTCATTGACTCACAGAGCCAGTTGAGTGGGCCGGCCGCGTCTATGTATGACGCCGCAATAGGGAAAGAAGAACCGACAAAGCCGGTACACAAGCATTAA